In the Endozoicomonas sp. SCSIO W0465 genome, TGCGGCACACTGGGTACATAACGAGCAGCCGGGAACGGCAATCTGTCTTGCGGAGGGAATTTCCAGACCGCACTCTTGGCAATGGTCCGCAGAGTCTTTGGCCGTTAATACCTTCTTTTTGCGATGCTTGAGCAGGGCTTCCATTTCCCGGCTCTGATATTCGCTGGCGATATCAGCCTCATCCATAAGGCCTCCTGTTGGGTAGAAATTCAGTGGGCGGTTTTTCAGTCTGTTCCTTATGAACGGCCTTTGTCAAATATGTCGATTTACATTTAACGCTC is a window encoding:
- a CDS encoding TraR/DksA C4-type zinc finger protein, with the translated sequence MDEADIASEYQSREMEALLKHRKKKVLTAKDSADHCQECGLEIPSARQIAVPGCSLCTQCAAWLEQNNP